A section of the Euwallacea similis isolate ESF13 chromosome 9, ESF131.1, whole genome shotgun sequence genome encodes:
- the cora gene encoding protein 4.1 homolog isoform X3, with protein sequence MPEEKRAAADNEASPAKKLATAKDVKGSKNGLFEWTDVTLLDGSVLTLNIDRKAKGKDLLDKVCEAINLIEKDYFGLVYSDRYDSRNWLELDKRIAKFLKNEPWKFSFEVKFYPPDPAQLQEDITRYQLCLQIRNDILGGRLPCSFVTHALLGSYLAQSELGDYDPDAMPRGYLKDFKIAPNQNQDLEDKVCELHKTHKGQTPAEAELHYLENAKKLAMYGVDLHPAKDSEGVDIMLGVCASGLLVYRDRLRINRFAWPKILKISYKRHNFYIKIRPGEFEQFESTIGFKLANHRAAKKLWKTCVEHHTFFRLMSPEVIQRNSLFPRLGSKFRYSGRTHYETRKTPIERPAPQFERSLTGKRLTSRSMDPLSGVRPEEEFNEANKRHTMSHPPERIPDVDSQTPAKVKSPKEKKEKHGRKLSSGSVRSGSTASSVEGEYDADKNQKKPIGGVAVLPAGGLFGKKKDDGKDKENQSNNLQNGSDLGETPKDQRAKSPGFAFGKKKEKERLVSTEPPQVPGYTKEYDYEAPEDQLRKPYTPQGFSYENQRSPSGKSDPESQQSPSTKRARATAFNYAPGDIDKLKKQDPKADTAAFLAGEQYEHEPKGVVLGGGKKRPVTLFVVTGPRDSKTGRIDLDQATSEITTGQQNVDTGLIDCKYGLIDPSNGTVIITDPAQGQKEVVQGYIDPITKQIVITSGSVIDPKTEKKASNLGQIISICGSEGKPRKALVGAPKKRLVHVLVTISKKDQKSADVTENIGAEFDPVTGKIETKYGTIDSINNKLKQKDVKSGKTEYKPLKFEANKYILEEGVIDPKTNKHDPNLRQTFKVDFGEAIVPVTAVTAKRDPATGQLDPSQAHKETSNGIIDPKKSVLITKYGTIDSKQKNISILEPKSGKIEQHPVQIDPNDNVIVLSGVVDPRTGIRDNHLSQILQIERELEPEITVYSIAGKVDKKGLIQQSPAEQSNALYDPANGKVYTKYGVFDPVHETLSVTDPKSGKTELKQGQRDPVSGEVLFRGLVNPKTGKIEGAYGRSLRVTLKQSQSDITTATPATQSMSPKDRNKVIKLLVITAKRDPKSGLLDLDNAHVDQSAGILHPSGEIDSKYGLIDLKNGTLIITDPATGKQETIQGQIDPISGQIQVLNGPVIDPRSGKRDPNSGQLITVVGAYGAEPQNTVKYALPSHPTPKKRVIKILVITSKKDPKTGKIDPEKGVVEKVTATVEPVSGIINSKYGKIDPQNLKVMQKDKAGKATVTPIKIDESTGQIFVNDNVVDPKTGKVDPNLSQIINVVDPQHPAVVITTLTAKKDPQGKVDLNNARTEITNGKIIPETGEIVTKQGTVNLKLMRIYTRDPKTNIVQERPISVDKDDNIIITSGVVDPRTHKADPNMVQLIQVGPEIDPEIEIRTYLGKIDHKKNTIDSKNVQPESSPGLYDPDKNKIYTKYGHLDPVTETLTIIDPKTGKSEIRAGFIEPNTGELVFKGGFLSPKTGKVDKDLGRAVSVHITEPLIDPIAQLQPSEKELQPQATPPPLSKGPAPQTPIKEVVTGVLHPIAKHRIVKIMVITARKDPKTGNVDIEQGVVEHISGVVDPATGFIETKYGQIDPTTGSLISNDPTTGQRGIIPGKIDHSTGNIIINGGAVVDPKTGKLDDNLGQVFSVVGLKQAQDPHAAPTPRKRMIKITVITAKLDPKTGKADLEKGQLEQSTALLNSETGLIESKYGLIDPKNGKVIVNDQKTGKVDARSAQVNDANGQIVLAGVTDPKTGKVDLSLGQVISIAGQNDPVIEITTITTKIDPKTGAIDLNNGQMESSKGKKNSATGEIDTKYGVINLRLLRIISRDPKTGKVESRPIQVDAEGNIIVPTGVRDPKTDTINPDLCQVIKLGQEIDPEVQVLTFVGKVDPKKNIIDSKNAVTEVSNGLYNPATHRIDTKYGQIDPVKATLTHIDPKSGKHEIKQGVVDPATGQILFKGGYTNPKTGKLDSNYGRLVGILITDPKVDDKGEIVKRDPKSVRIDTKSNQIWVFDYNDPVNKDDVYTTGNVDPTTGYVTAVYGYIDPKTGTIQRQSKVDQNTAKVDPQTSQIFTRTNQVDENGAAIYSASEIDPASGQIYTKYGKIDPKTGKMVVVRIYLITQNDPTGKVKEIDPKDCQFDEKTGRIVNVTTQTVYIYSMVDPKTGKIVRVDANDPLVKSANTKITQVLTLSGEIDPVTGKIHTEWGHIDPQTGDIDPSTARRDPVTGELILNYAQIDPSHFTDLKDSKVRVKTFLKEGEESSDDELNEYASERVPSPVKVATTPVIVKTTTKQIITKDKDGLTQNIEERVADGRTGEIKVSTQVNKADTPLTDDGKSPYVTARAVTTRTATTHEDLGTNAKTQQLEEKTVAHSVTSSATRQEQRTVTQEVKTTSTVVAGDQDDLPEGIVKTESVMYSGDPTVFRTSTTNVPIVATEARKVQLSSDDGSYTKTGEIVSTQTISSKTRTVETITYKTERDGVVETRVEQKITIQSDGDPIDHDRALAEAIQEATAMNPDMTVEKIEIQQQAAQQQQQ encoded by the exons GAGGTGAAATTCTACCCTCCTGACCCCGCTCAACTCCAAGAGGACATTACCAGGTACCAGCTGTGCTTGCAGATTCGTAATGACATTCTCGGGGGACGATTGCCCTGTTCTTTCGTCACTCACGCTCTTTTGGGTTCCTATTTAGCCCAATCCGAGTTGGGCGACTATGATCCCGACGCCATGCCCCGCGGCTACCTTAAGGACTTCAAAATCGCCCCCAACCAGAACCAGGATTTGGAGGACAAAGTTTGCGAGCTGCACAAAACCCATAA AGGGCAAACTCCTGCGGAGGCGGAGCTGCACTATCTGGAAAATGCCAAGAAATTAGCGATGTATGGAGTGGATTTGCATCCCGCGAAGGACTCCGAAGGGGTGGATATAATGTTGGGTGTCTGCGCATCCGGTTTGTTGGTTTATCGAGACCGGCTGCGCATCAACCGTTTCGCCTGGCCCAAGATCCTGAAAATCAGCTACAAGAGGCACAatttttacatcaaaataCGGCCAGGGGAATTTGAGCAGTTTGAGTCTACCATAGGGTTCAAGTTGGCTAATCATAGGGCAGCTAAGAAGCTGTGGAAGACCTGTGTGGAACATCATACCTTCTTCCGATTAATGTCGCCCGAGGTCATCCAGAGGAACTCGCTGTTTCCGAGGTTAGGGTCCAAATTTAGGTACTCGGGGCGGACGCATTATGAGACCAGGAAGACCCCGATTGAAAGACCTGCGCCACAGTTTGAGCGGTCTTTGACAGGGAAGAGACTGACTTCGCGCAGTATGGATC CTCTCAGCGGAGTGAGGCCTGAGGAGGAGTTCAATGAGGCCAACAAGAGGCATACAATGTCCCATCCTCCAGAGAGGATCCCAGACGTAGACAGTCAAACTCCGGCCAAGGTGAAGTCTCCAAAGGAGAAAAAGGAGAAG CATGGCCGAAAGCTCAGTTCTGGATCGGTCAGGTCCGGCAGCACCGCGAGTTCCGTGGAGGGAGAGTACGATGCCGACAAGAACCAAAAG aAACCCATTGGGGGCGTTGCAGTACTACCCGCAGGGGGACTGTTCGGCAAGAAAAAGGACGACGGAAAAGACAAGGAGAACCAGAGCAACAATCTTCAAAATGGCAGCGACTTGGGTGAAACTCCTAAAGACCAGAGGGCCAAg AGCCCAGGCTTTGCCTTTGGgaagaagaaggaaaaagagAGATTGGTATCAACGGAGCCTCCGCAAGTTCCAGGGTATACAAAAGAATACGACTACGAAGCCCCAGAGGATCAGTTAAGGAAACCCTATACTCCTCAAGGGTTCAGTTATGAAAACCAACGTTCTCCGAGCGGCAAAAGCGACCCAGAAAGTCAACAATCACCTTCGACTAAAAGGGCAAGAGCTACCGCATTTAACTACGCCCCTGGCGATATTGACAAACTGAAAAAACAAGATCCCAAAGCCGACACTGCGGCCTTTTTGGCAGGAGAACAATACGAACATGAACCCAAAGGAGTGGTGCTGGGTGGAGGTAAGAAGAGACCAGTCACGCTATTTGTGGTGACTGGGCCTAGAGACTCCAAAACCGGTCGCATTGACCTAGATCAGGCAACTTCAGAAATCACCACAGGGCAGCAGAATGTGGACACCGGGCTGATTGACTGCAAATATGGGCTTATCGACCCGTCGAACGGAACTGTGATTATCACGGATCCTGCTCAGGGTCAAAAGGAGGTGGTACAGGGATATATTGATCCCATCACCAAGCAGATTGTTATTACCTCGGGTTCGGTAATTGACcctaaaacagaaaaaaaagcGTCGAATCTCGGgcaaattatttctatttgcGGCAGCGAAGGCAAACCCCGAAAGGCCCTTGTAGGGGCTCCCAAAAAACGTCTGGTTCACGTTTTGGTAACCATCTCTAAAAAGGACCAAAAAAGCGCTGACGTAACCGAAAATATTGGAGCTGAATTTGATCCCGTAACCGGGAAAATCGAGACCAAGTACGGGACTATTGACTCAATCAACAATAAGCTCAAGCAGAAAGACGTAAAGAGCGGCAAAACTGAATACAAACCTTTGAAATTTGAGGCCAATAAGTACATTTTAGAGGAGGGAGTGATTGACCCCAAGACAAACAAGCATGATCCCAATTTGAGACAAACTTTTAAAGTTGATTTCGGAGAGGCAATAGTTCCAGTTACAGCAGTTACTGCGAAAAGAGACCCTGCTACTGGGCAACTAGACCCTAGTCAAGCACATAAAGAGACCAGTAATGGGATTATTGACCCCAAGAAATCGGTGCTTATAACCAAATACGGGACTATTGATTCTAAGCAGAAAAACATCAGTATTTTAGAACCGAAATCTGGGAAAATTGAGCAGCACCCAGTGCAAATCGACCCCAATGACAATGTAATCGTTTTGAGTGGGGTTGTGGATCCCAGAACAGGAATTAGGGACAATCATTTGAGCCAAATATTGCAGATTGAAAGGGAATTAGAGCCGGAAATTACAGTTTATTCTATTGCGGGCAAAGTTGATAAAAAAGGGCTGATTCAGCAAAGCCCTGCGGAGCAAAGTAATGCCCTCTATGACCCTGCGAATGGAAAAGTCTACACTAAATATGGGGTCTTTGATCCGGTGCATGAAACCCTCAGCGTTACTGACCCGAAATCGGGAAAAACCGAATTGAAGCAAGGGCAAAGAGACCCCGTCAGTGGGGAAGTGCTTTTTAGAGGACTAGTCAATCCTAAGACTGGAAAAATTGAAGGTGCTTATGGGAGATCTTTAAGGGTAACCTTGAAACAGTCGCAATCAGATATCACTACTGCAACTCCAGCAACTCAAAGTATGTCTCCAAAGGACAGAAACAAAGTAATCAAGCTTTTAGTTATAACCGCGAAGCGTGACCCCAAATCTGGATTACTAGATCTGGATAATGCTCATGTGGATCAATCAGCAGGAATATTGCACCCCTCCGGTGAAATCGATTCAAAATATGGGTTAATCGACCTCAAAAATGGTACGTTGATAATCACCGACCCTGCTACAGGTAAACAAGAAACCATCCAAGGCCAAATTGACCCAATTTCTGGCCAAATTCAGGTTTTAAATGGACCGGTTATAGACCCGCGCAGCGGAAAAAGAGACCCTAATTCAGGACAATTAATCACGGTTGTTGGAGCGTACGGAGCGGAGCCACAAAACACGGTAAAATACGCTCTTCCGAGTCATCCGACCCCTAAGAAAAGGGTAATTAAAATCCTGGTAATTACCAGCAAGAAGGATCCCAAAACAGGGAAGATTGACCCCGAGAAAGGAGTTGTGGAAAAGGTTACTGCAACAGTAGAGCCTGTTAGTGGGATTATCAATAGTAAATATGGGAAAATTGACCCTCAGAATTTGAAGGTTATGCAGAAGGATAAAGCGGGGAAAGCTACAGTGACCCCGATTAAAATCGACGAAAGCACCGGTCAAATTTTCGTAAACGATAACGTAGTAGACCCTAAGACGGGCAAAGTTGACCCCAATTTATCACAGATAATTAATGTGGTTGACCCTCAGCACCCTGCAGTTGTGATCACGACTTTGACCGCCAAAAAAGACCCTCAAGGCAAGGTTGACTTAAATAACGCAAGAACTGAGATAACAAACGGGAAAATTATTCCTGAGACTGGGGAAATTGTTACTAAACAAGGTACGGTTAACCTAAAGCTCATGCGCATTTACACAAGAGACCCTAAAACCAATATAGTGCAAGAGAGGCCGATAAGTGTAGACAAAGACGACAATATAATAATCACCTCAGGGGTGGTAGATCCCAGGACTCATAAGGCAGACCCCAATATGGTGCAGCTAATCCAAGTAGGCCCAGAAATTGATCCTGAGATTGAAATCCGCAcatatttaggaaaaattgaCCACAAGAAAAACACCATCGACTCGAAGAATGTACAACCGGAATCCAGTCCAGGATTATACGACCCAGACAAAAACAAGATTTACACTAAATACGGGCATTTGGACCCGGTAACCGAGACTCTAACAATAATAGATCCGAAGACTGGAAAGAGTGAAATTAGAGCTGGATTCATCGAGCCTAATACCGGCGAATTAGTGTTTAAGGGCGGATTTTTAAGTCCCAAAACCGGGAAAGTGGATAAAGACCTTGGCAGGGCAGTTTCAGTGCATATTACTGAGCCTCTGATTGACCCCATAGCGCAACTGCAGCCGTCAGAAAAGGAGCTGCAGCCCCAAGCGACCCCTCCTCCTCTCTCTAAAGGTCCAGCTCCGCAAACCCCAATAAAAGAGGTCGTGACTGGGGTCTTACACCCCATAGCCAAGCACCGTATTGTGAAAATAATGGTGATAACTGCGAGAAAAGACCCTAAAACTGGGAATGTTGATATTGAACAAGGGGTTGTGGAACATATAAGTGGAGTCGTAGACCCTGCAACTGGGTTTATTGAAACTAAATACGGACAGATAGACCCTACTACCGGGTCTTTAATCAGCAATGATCCTACTACCGGGCAAAGGGGTATAATCCCTGGAAAAATCGACCATTCTACTGGGAATATTATCATTAACGGAGGAGCTGTGGTGGACCCCAAAACTGGTAAACTCGATGATAATTTAGGACAAGTCTTTTCTGTTGTCGGTTTAAAACAGGCGCAAGACCCTCACGCTGCCCCAACTCCACGCAAGCGCATGATTAAAATAACAGTAATCACCGCGAAACTTGACCCCAAGACTGGGAAAGCTGATTTGGAGAAGGGTCAACTGGAGCAAAGCACTGCGTTGCTGAACTCCGAGACTGGATTAATTGAATCTAAGTATGGGCTTATTGACCCTAAGAACGGAAAAGTCATAGTTAACGACCAAAAAACAGGAAAAGTGGACGCACGCAGTGCACAGGTCAACGACGCAAATGGTCAAATAGTCCTTGCAGGAGTCACAGACCCTAAAACTGGAAAAGTTGACTTATCGCTAGGGCAGGTCATAAGCATTGCTGGACAAAATGATCCAGTCATAGAAATTACTACAATCACAACGAAAATTGACCCCAAGACTGGGGCTATTGACCTGAATAACGGGCAAATGGAAAgttcaaaaggaaaaaagaattCGGCCACAGGTGAAATTGACACTAAATATGGAGTGATTAATCTGAGGCTGCTGCGCATCATCTCCAGAGATCCTAAGACCGGCAAAGTTGAGTCAAGACCTATTCAAGTAGACGCTGAAGGGAATATTATAGTCCCCACAGGAGTGCGAGACCCGAAGACCGACACAATCAACCCTGACCTCTGCCAGGTGATTAAATTGGGTCAGGAAATAGACCCCGAGGTGCAAGTTTTGACCTTCGTAGGGAAAGTGGACCCCAAGAAAAACATTATAGATTCAAAAAATGCCGTTACTGAGGTGTCTAATGGACTCTATAATCCCGCAACTCATAGAATTGATACGAAATACGGACAAATTGACCCAGTTAAGGCAACGCTGACGCATATTGATCCTAAGAGTGGTAAACACGAAATTAAACAAGGTGTCGTAGACCCGGCTACGGGACAAATACTCTTCAAGGGCGGTTACACCAACCCGAAAACAGGGAAATTGGATTCCAACTATGGAAGACTTGTGGGAATCCTCATTACCGATCCTAAAGTGGATGATAAGGGGGAGATTGTCAAAAGAGATCCCAAAAGTGTGAGAATCGACACTAAATCCAATCAAATTTGGGTCTTCGACTATAACGACCCTGTAAACAAGGACGATGTTTATACCACTGGAAATGTTGACCCTACCACTGGGTATGTTACTGCAGTTTACGGATACATCGACCCTAAAACTGGGACCATTCAGAGACAATCCAAGGTGGACCAAAACACTGCAAAAGTGGACCCTCAGACTAGTCAAATATTCACCAGGACCAATCAAGTGGACGAAAATGGAGCTGCAATTTATTCGGCCTCGGAAATTGATCCCGCTTCGGGACAAATTTATACTAAATACGGGAAAATTGACCCTAAAACCGGGAAGATGGTGGTTGTACGCATTTACTTGATCACCCAGAACGACCCCACTGGCAAGGTCAAGGAGATTGACCCTAAAGATTGTCAATTCGATGAAAAAACCGGAAGAATTGTCAATGTCACCACTCAAACTGTATACATTTACAGTATGGTGGACCCTAAAACCGGGAAGATCGTGAGGGTAGATGCGAATGACCCCTTGGTAAAGAGTGCCAATACCAAAATCACTCAAGTGCTGACTTTATCCGGGGAGATTGATCCGGTTACAGGGAAAATCCACACTGAGTGGGGTCACATAGACCCTCAGACCGGGGATATAGACCCCAGCACCGCGCGCAGAGACCCGGTAACCGGGGAGCTGATTCTGAATTACGCGCAAATCGACCCGAGCCACTTTACCGATCTAAAGGACTCGAAAGTGAGGGTTAAAACATTCCTCAAAGAGGGGGAAGAATCTAGTGATGATGAACTGAATGAATATGCCTCGGAAAGGGTGCCGTCGCCAGTGAAGGTTGCCACAACTCCGGTGATTGTCAAAACCACCACTAAGCAGATTATCACCAAGGACAAGGACGGATTGACACAGAACATTGAAGAGAGGGTTGCAGATGGACGCACTGGGGAGATTAAAGTGTCTACGCAAGTCAATAAG GCGGATACGCCCCTTACCGATGACGGTAAATCGCCGTACGTGACCGCCCGAGCGGTTACAACGCGGACGGCAACAACGCATGAAGACCTAGGGACCAACGCAAAGACGCAGCAGCTTGAGGAGAAGACAGTGGCGCACTCTGTGACCAGTAGCGCCACCAGACAGGAACAGCGAACTGTCACACAGGAGGTTAAAACTACTAGCACGGTCGTCGCGGGCGATCAg GACGACCTGCCCGAGGGCATAGTAAAAACCGAATCGGTTATGTACAGTGGCGATCCCACAGTCTTCCGCACCTCCACTACCAACGTGCCCATTGTGGCCACCGAAGCACGGAAAGTGCAACTCAGTTCGGACGATGGCAGCTACACGAAAACCGGGGAAATTGTCAGTACGCAAACAATCAGCTCGAAGACCCGGACAGTTGAAACGATCACT TATAAAACCGAACGAGACGGAGTCGTGGAGACTCGCGTGGAGCAGAAGATCACGATTCAGTCCGATGGAGACCCGATCGATCATGATCGAGCCTTAGCCGAGGCGATACAGGAGGCCACCGCCATGAATCCCGATATGACGGTTGAGAAGATTGAGATTCAGCAACAGGCCGCGCAGCAACAGCAGCAGTAG